The following coding sequences are from one Propionispora hippei DSM 15287 window:
- a CDS encoding pirin family protein has product MNKFRTIRKIVTGKHTVDGAGVKLVRVIGRDDTKEFDPFLMLDAFDSVDPDDYIKGFPWHPHRGIETITYLIQGEVEHGDSLGNTGRILTGECQWMTAGSGILHQEMPKASERMLGVQLWLNLPAKDKMVSPKYHGLRNEDIPAIDEGDRQIHILAGVYGGKTGAMEGDYCKPLLLDVEVRAGAEWSLDIAENTTLFIYIFQGAGTFGSDRLIPAKHAVLFDETGTFLIRASDEGIRFFLMAGEPLQEPIAWGGPIVMNTREELQLAFRELEEDKFIKV; this is encoded by the coding sequence ATGAACAAATTTAGAACTATCCGCAAAATTGTGACAGGAAAACATACTGTGGACGGAGCCGGCGTCAAACTGGTGAGAGTAATTGGCCGCGACGACACGAAAGAGTTTGATCCTTTTCTCATGCTGGATGCCTTTGATTCGGTGGACCCCGATGACTATATCAAAGGGTTCCCATGGCATCCGCACCGCGGCATTGAGACGATTACCTATCTCATTCAAGGTGAAGTTGAGCACGGAGACAGTCTGGGAAATACGGGCAGAATTTTAACTGGCGAATGCCAGTGGATGACGGCCGGCTCTGGAATTCTTCATCAGGAAATGCCAAAGGCCAGTGAGAGGATGCTTGGGGTCCAGCTCTGGCTTAATCTGCCGGCGAAAGATAAAATGGTGTCCCCAAAATATCACGGATTACGTAATGAGGACATCCCGGCGATTGATGAAGGAGACCGGCAGATACACATCTTGGCCGGGGTATATGGCGGAAAAACCGGAGCCATGGAAGGCGACTATTGTAAGCCGCTGCTGCTGGATGTAGAAGTGCGCGCCGGGGCTGAGTGGTCACTTGATATTGCAGAAAATACAACTTTGTTTATTTATATTTTTCAGGGAGCAGGAACCTTTGGCAGCGATAGGTTAATCCCGGCCAAGCATGCCGTATTATTTGATGAAACAGGTACATTCCTGATAAGAGCCTCCGATGAAGGAATACGGTTTTTCCTGATGGCCGGGGAACCGCTGCAGGAACCCATTGCCTGGGGTGGCCCAATTGTTATGAATACCCGGGAAGAATTGCAGCTTGCTTT